The Helianthus annuus cultivar XRQ/B chromosome 16, HanXRQr2.0-SUNRISE, whole genome shotgun sequence genome includes a window with the following:
- the LOC110915132 gene encoding universal stress protein A-like protein isoform X2: protein MAEEEVEVAASMKKNKVMVAIDDSEYSQHALNWALNTLRSTLVDSEVVIYTARSPVDIGYLYASSWGTAELIKQLKESEKKAALDLLNKAKATCADYGITAEGMTEIGDPKVAICDAAAELNIQLLVIGSHGRGAVTRWPER, encoded by the exons ATGGCAGAAGAGGAGGTTGAAGTTGCAGCCAGCATGAAGAAGAATAAGGTGATGGTGGCCATTGATGATAGTGAGTACAGTCAGCATGCTCTTAATTGGGCCCTTAACACTCTTAGATCTACCCTGGTAGATTCAGAAGTTGTTATCTATACGGCCCGATCACCCGTTGATATCGGCTATTTGTATGCATCTTCATGGGGAA CAGCTGAGCTTATAAAACAGCTTAAAGAAAGTGAGAAAAAGGCAGCTCTTGATTTGCTGAACAAAGCTAAAGCTACCTGCGCCGATTACGGG ATCACAGCAGAAGGAATGACAGAAATAGGAGACCCAAAAGTGGCTATATGCGATGCAGCAGCCGAACTAAACATCCAGTTGCTTGTGATCGGCAGTCATGGCCGAGGGGCTGTTACTAG GTGGCCCGAGAGGTAG
- the LOC110915132 gene encoding universal stress protein YxiE isoform X1 — translation MAEEEVEVAASMKKNKVMVAIDDSEYSQHALNWALNTLRSTLVDSEVVIYTARSPVDIGYLYASSWGTAELIKQLKESEKKAALDLLNKAKATCADYGITAEGMTEIGDPKVAICDAAAELNIQLLVIGSHGRGAVTRAFLGSVSNYCVNYAKCPVLVVKKAE, via the exons ATGGCAGAAGAGGAGGTTGAAGTTGCAGCCAGCATGAAGAAGAATAAGGTGATGGTGGCCATTGATGATAGTGAGTACAGTCAGCATGCTCTTAATTGGGCCCTTAACACTCTTAGATCTACCCTGGTAGATTCAGAAGTTGTTATCTATACGGCCCGATCACCCGTTGATATCGGCTATTTGTATGCATCTTCATGGGGAA CAGCTGAGCTTATAAAACAGCTTAAAGAAAGTGAGAAAAAGGCAGCTCTTGATTTGCTGAACAAAGCTAAAGCTACCTGCGCCGATTACGGG ATCACAGCAGAAGGAATGACAGAAATAGGAGACCCAAAAGTGGCTATATGCGATGCAGCAGCCGAACTAAACATCCAGTTGCTTGTGATCGGCAGTCATGGCCGAGGGGCTGTTACTAG GGCTTTCTTGGGGAGTGTCAGCAATTACTGTGTCAATTATGCCAAGTGCCCTGTTCTTGTCGTCAAGAAAGCAGAATAA
- the LOC110915132 gene encoding universal stress protein A-like protein isoform X3, translating into MAEEEVEVAASMKKNKVMVAIDDTAELIKQLKESEKKAALDLLNKAKATCADYGITAEGMTEIGDPKVAICDAAAELNIQLLVIGSHGRGAVTRAFLGSVSNYCVNYAKCPVLVVKKAE; encoded by the exons ATGGCAGAAGAGGAGGTTGAAGTTGCAGCCAGCATGAAGAAGAATAAGGTGATGGTGGCCATTGATGATA CAGCTGAGCTTATAAAACAGCTTAAAGAAAGTGAGAAAAAGGCAGCTCTTGATTTGCTGAACAAAGCTAAAGCTACCTGCGCCGATTACGGG ATCACAGCAGAAGGAATGACAGAAATAGGAGACCCAAAAGTGGCTATATGCGATGCAGCAGCCGAACTAAACATCCAGTTGCTTGTGATCGGCAGTCATGGCCGAGGGGCTGTTACTAG GGCTTTCTTGGGGAGTGTCAGCAATTACTGTGTCAATTATGCCAAGTGCCCTGTTCTTGTCGTCAAGAAAGCAGAATAA